One part of the Sporosarcina ureae genome encodes these proteins:
- a CDS encoding YutD family protein has protein sequence MVILENMQYEIVEEFREGFDEEALNERFSEVLLKYDFILGDWGYGQLRLKGFFEDRNSKSTYETKISTVQDYIYEYCNFGCAYFILKKIGKVKPEPIEAEVVEEVKPEAESAPKEQQ, from the coding sequence ATGGTTATTTTAGAGAACATGCAGTATGAAATCGTAGAAGAGTTTCGCGAAGGTTTCGATGAAGAGGCATTGAATGAACGTTTTAGCGAAGTACTGTTAAAGTATGACTTTATTTTGGGCGACTGGGGATATGGACAATTACGATTAAAAGGCTTTTTTGAAGATCGTAATTCCAAATCCACTTACGAAACAAAAATTAGTACTGTCCAAGATTATATCTATGAATACTGCAACTTTGGCTGCGCTTATTTCATCTTGAAGAAGATTGGAAAAGTAAAGCCTGAACCGATAGAAGCAGAAGTAGTGGAAGAAGTAAAACCTGAAGCCGAATCTGCTCCTAAAGAACAACAATAA
- the lipA gene encoding lipoyl synthase: MESVALSCKPETGRKSEHVRKPDWLKIKLNTNENYTGLKKLMREKNLNTVCEEARCPNIHECWGERRTATFMILGAVCTRACRFCAVKTGLPNELDTAEPERVAESVELMNLKHAVVTAVARDDLKDGGSAIFAETIRAIRRKNPFTSIEVLPSDMGGDKENLQRLMDAKPDILNHNIETVRRLTPRIRARATYDRSLELLQRAKEMYPEIPTKSSLMVGLGETVEEIIETMDDLRAHDVDIMTIGQYLQPTKKHAKVVKYYSPDEFGELRKIAMTKGFSHCEAGPLVRSSYHADEQVNASAKEKQRQGDELLKLEGQASS, from the coding sequence ATGGAGTCGGTAGCGTTGTCATGCAAACCTGAGACAGGAAGAAAATCTGAGCATGTTAGAAAGCCGGATTGGCTGAAGATTAAGCTAAACACCAATGAGAACTATACAGGTTTAAAGAAGTTAATGCGCGAGAAAAACTTGAATACTGTGTGTGAAGAAGCACGTTGTCCAAACATTCACGAGTGCTGGGGAGAGCGACGTACAGCTACTTTCATGATCCTCGGTGCTGTATGTACACGCGCATGCCGTTTTTGTGCAGTTAAAACAGGTCTACCAAATGAACTGGACACTGCTGAACCAGAACGTGTAGCGGAATCAGTTGAATTGATGAACTTGAAACACGCTGTAGTCACGGCTGTTGCGCGTGATGATCTCAAAGATGGCGGCTCTGCTATTTTTGCGGAAACGATCCGTGCAATTCGTAGAAAAAATCCATTTACATCTATTGAAGTATTGCCTTCAGATATGGGTGGAGATAAAGAAAACTTGCAACGTTTGATGGATGCAAAACCAGATATATTAAACCATAATATTGAAACTGTGCGTCGCTTGACTCCAAGAATTCGCGCGCGTGCAACGTATGATCGTTCACTTGAACTACTTCAACGTGCGAAAGAAATGTATCCTGAGATTCCGACGAAGTCTTCATTAATGGTTGGACTTGGAGAGACTGTGGAAGAGATCATTGAGACAATGGATGATCTTCGTGCGCATGACGTAGATATCATGACAATTGGTCAGTACTTACAACCAACAAAAAAACACGCAAAAGTGGTAAAGTATTATTCGCCTGATGAGTTTGGTGAATTGCGTAAAATCGCAATGACTAAAGGATTCTCTCATTGTGAGGCGGGGCCGCTTGTACGCTCAAGCTACCACGCAGACGAGCAAGTAAATGCTTCGGCTAAAGAGAAACAGCGCCAAGGTGACGAGCTGCTGAAACTTGAAGGACAAGCGAGCAGTTAA
- a CDS encoding MetS family NSS transporter small subunit, producing the protein MDTGMSGSAILMMLVGVTIIWGGLFISIFYATILSKFKKKFKVEQ; encoded by the coding sequence ATGGATACAGGAATGAGCGGTTCTGCAATCCTTATGATGCTAGTCGGAGTGACGATCATCTGGGGCGGTCTATTTATTAGCATCTTTTATGCTACAATCCTCAGCAAGTTCAAAAAGAAGTTCAAAGTTGAACAGTAA
- a CDS encoding sodium-dependent transporter, producing METRSQWGTRAGFILAAIGSAVGLGNIWRFPYVAYENGGGAFFIPYLFALLTAGIPILIMEFTIGHKYRGSAPLSFFRLNGKKAEFLGWWGIFVSFVISTYYAVIIAWAMKYTIYSFNLSWGKEPEAFFFGDVLKLADNPGDVGGIVGGVALPLLFVWIICYIILIGGVKKGIELANRIFIPVLFLLFLFVVIRAITLDGAMVGLDAFFKPDIEKLLNPRVWVAAYGHIFFSLSIAFAIMITYSSYLPKKSDITNNAFITGFANSSVELLAGIGVFAVLGFMATNQGVDVADVATAGVGLAFVVFPEIINQMPGLNGLFGAFFFLSLTLAGITSLISITETYIAGMSDKFNISRRRSVTIGVGLSAVISLLYATNGGLYFLDVADYFINQFGIAVIGLVEVFLLAWVFRKLGVFEQHANAVSDIRLGWWWKVSLSFITPIVLGTMLFFLIKDNIAENYEGYPTSFLWTIGWPVAIGAFVMSIVFTSLKWRNNTRITSDYDEDKGGL from the coding sequence ATGGAAACACGCTCACAATGGGGAACAAGGGCCGGTTTTATATTGGCTGCAATCGGGTCTGCTGTCGGACTCGGAAATATCTGGCGCTTTCCTTATGTCGCCTATGAAAATGGCGGTGGCGCATTCTTTATCCCGTACTTATTTGCACTTTTAACAGCGGGTATCCCGATTCTGATCATGGAATTTACAATTGGTCATAAATATCGTGGATCCGCACCTCTTTCATTCTTCCGTTTAAATGGTAAGAAGGCAGAGTTTCTAGGATGGTGGGGGATTTTCGTATCGTTCGTCATCTCCACTTACTATGCTGTGATCATTGCATGGGCAATGAAATACACGATCTATTCATTTAACTTATCTTGGGGAAAAGAACCCGAAGCATTCTTCTTCGGTGATGTTCTGAAATTAGCGGATAACCCAGGAGATGTCGGAGGGATTGTAGGAGGCGTAGCATTGCCACTACTATTCGTTTGGATTATTTGTTACATCATCTTGATCGGTGGAGTCAAGAAAGGGATCGAGTTGGCGAACCGAATATTTATTCCTGTTCTATTCCTTCTATTCTTATTCGTCGTCATCCGTGCCATCACACTTGACGGAGCTATGGTAGGACTTGATGCATTCTTTAAACCGGATATCGAAAAATTATTGAATCCGCGTGTATGGGTTGCCGCATATGGACATATCTTCTTCAGTTTATCGATTGCCTTTGCGATCATGATTACGTATTCTAGTTATTTGCCGAAGAAATCGGATATTACGAATAACGCATTCATCACAGGTTTTGCGAACTCTTCTGTTGAGTTATTAGCAGGTATCGGGGTATTCGCAGTACTAGGATTCATGGCAACGAATCAAGGGGTAGATGTAGCAGACGTTGCGACAGCGGGTGTAGGTTTAGCCTTTGTCGTGTTCCCTGAAATTATCAATCAAATGCCAGGATTAAATGGCCTGTTCGGCGCATTCTTCTTCCTGTCATTGACACTTGCGGGTATTACTTCACTAATCTCCATTACTGAAACATATATCGCGGGTATGTCAGATAAATTCAATATTTCAAGACGTCGTTCAGTAACTATTGGTGTTGGTCTCTCAGCAGTGATTTCTTTGCTATACGCTACAAATGGCGGTTTGTACTTCCTAGATGTAGCAGATTACTTCATTAACCAATTCGGTATTGCAGTCATCGGTTTAGTTGAAGTTTTCTTACTAGCTTGGGTATTCCGCAAACTCGGAGTGTTCGAACAACATGCCAATGCAGTATCAGATATTCGACTTGGATGGTGGTGGAAGGTTTCACTTTCATTCATCACTCCTATCGTATTAGGTACTATGTTATTCTTCCTAATCAAAGACAATATTGCTGAAAACTATGAAGGGTATCCAACGTCGTTCTTATGGACGATCGGATGGCCAGTAGCGATAGGCGCATTTGTGATGTCGATTGTATTCACATCATTAAAATGGAGAAACAACACAAGAATTACATCAGATTACGATGAAGACAAAGGGGGGCTATAA
- a CDS encoding Na+/H+ antiporter NhaC family protein codes for MIGTWVSILPPIIAIVMVLATRRVLLSLGAGIVTAALLLANFAPFETLKGVWRAMTVSFWDGGLNTYNIFIMLFLLLLGVITAFVSLSGGSAAFARWAVTRIRTKRGAKLLTMALGIAIFVDDYFNALAVGQIARPITDQHKISRAKLAYFIDSTSAPICVVSPISSWGAFLIGQLALILGTTAAVSYSPLTAFVMMAPMNFYVIATLSMVFFFAWTNNDFFEMKKHEDRAMNEGELFDQNKEIPGQLKEEFPEHTHGKVRDLVAPIVTLIVVTLGMMIYTGYKEAGIFDIWAIFENTDVPFSLVIGGTTATLLAMLLYTLQMKENETASVSWMGRAFVSGVKAMMPAILILIFAWGLTELIASLDTGLFLSAMVEQLNIPVAFLPVLIFVLAGLMAFSTGTSWGSFGILMPIAGTIMVNAAPELLLPALAAVLAGAVFGDHCSPISDTTILSSTGAGCNHMDHVSTQLPYALVAASVSAIGYIVLGITGSVWIGLVAVIIILIVLFTYWNAKGKQRAARIA; via the coding sequence ATGATCGGAACGTGGGTCTCTATTTTGCCTCCTATTATCGCCATCGTGATGGTGTTAGCGACGAGGAGAGTATTATTATCATTAGGAGCGGGAATTGTTACAGCAGCTTTACTTTTAGCGAACTTTGCTCCGTTCGAGACACTAAAAGGTGTATGGAGAGCCATGACAGTTTCATTTTGGGATGGCGGACTCAATACGTATAATATATTTATTATGTTATTTCTATTATTACTAGGTGTCATTACGGCATTTGTTAGTCTATCCGGAGGAAGTGCAGCGTTTGCGCGCTGGGCTGTCACGCGTATTCGTACAAAACGTGGCGCAAAGCTACTGACAATGGCGCTCGGTATTGCCATATTTGTAGACGATTACTTCAATGCATTGGCAGTTGGCCAGATTGCAAGACCTATTACGGATCAGCATAAGATCTCTCGTGCAAAACTAGCATATTTCATTGATTCTACGTCAGCACCTATCTGTGTCGTGTCACCTATATCCAGTTGGGGCGCGTTTTTGATTGGACAACTAGCACTTATTTTAGGTACGACAGCAGCGGTCAGCTATTCACCGTTGACTGCATTCGTCATGATGGCGCCGATGAATTTTTATGTCATCGCGACATTGTCCATGGTCTTCTTCTTCGCTTGGACGAATAATGACTTCTTTGAAATGAAGAAGCATGAAGATCGTGCCATGAATGAAGGCGAACTGTTTGACCAAAATAAAGAAATACCTGGTCAGCTAAAGGAAGAATTTCCAGAGCATACACACGGTAAAGTACGTGATTTAGTTGCGCCAATCGTGACATTGATTGTGGTAACGCTTGGCATGATGATTTATACGGGTTATAAAGAAGCAGGTATCTTTGATATTTGGGCTATCTTCGAAAACACGGATGTACCGTTCTCCTTGGTAATTGGTGGTACTACAGCTACATTACTAGCTATGTTGTTATATACACTACAAATGAAAGAGAACGAAACAGCAAGCGTTTCATGGATGGGACGCGCATTTGTAAGTGGCGTAAAAGCGATGATGCCTGCGATTTTAATCTTAATCTTTGCTTGGGGATTGACGGAACTTATTGCATCGCTTGATACAGGACTATTCCTTTCTGCAATGGTAGAGCAATTGAATATTCCGGTCGCATTCCTTCCAGTACTGATTTTCGTATTAGCGGGATTAATGGCATTTTCAACAGGTACGTCATGGGGGTCGTTTGGTATCTTGATGCCGATCGCAGGGACGATCATGGTCAATGCAGCACCTGAACTATTATTACCAGCATTAGCAGCAGTTCTTGCTGGTGCGGTATTCGGAGATCATTGTTCACCGATTTCCGATACAACCATCTTATCTTCCACTGGTGCAGGGTGTAATCACATGGATCACGTCTCTACACAATTGCCTTACGCACTCGTTGCTGCGAGTGTTTCAGCGATTGGTTATATTGTTCTAGGAATTACTGGTTCAGTTTGGATTGGACTCGTAGCAGTTATTATTATCTTGATAGTTTTATTCACATACTGGAACGCAAAAGGAAAACAACGCGCTGCGCGAATAGCATAA
- the yunB gene encoding sporulation protein YunB encodes MRFYTNQKRPKRHNYGKTILRFVIPTVLVGVAIFFYTVNKQLTPIYTQYAEVQTQKIASHVISQAINNRSTSVYDVNEIIENVPDDTTDTVTTKFNAEIISQVMSEIHQLVEDHLERAEGGDLDMLPPLGDLEYNPDRMQKEQGIVFFVPLGQATNIPLIGNLGPKIPIRFHVVGDVHANVETDIREFGINNAYVEVNLLLKVNVQIIVPLATSKSVVEQKIPIAIGLIRGKVPQIYSKGEQMPAQIEVPLEKTE; translated from the coding sequence ATGCGGTTTTATACGAATCAAAAACGGCCAAAGAGACACAATTATGGCAAAACCATACTACGATTTGTCATCCCAACCGTTTTAGTAGGGGTGGCGATATTTTTCTATACCGTCAACAAACAACTAACGCCGATCTATACACAGTACGCCGAAGTGCAAACCCAGAAAATAGCCAGTCACGTCATCAGCCAGGCAATCAATAATCGATCTACCAGTGTCTATGATGTCAATGAAATTATTGAAAACGTCCCCGACGATACAACCGACACGGTGACGACGAAGTTCAATGCAGAAATCATTAGCCAAGTTATGTCCGAAATACATCAGCTCGTAGAAGATCATCTAGAGCGAGCAGAGGGCGGAGATCTGGATATGCTACCGCCACTTGGCGATCTTGAATACAATCCCGATCGTATGCAAAAGGAACAGGGCATCGTGTTTTTTGTTCCACTTGGGCAAGCAACCAATATTCCCTTAATTGGTAACTTGGGTCCAAAAATTCCTATCCGTTTCCATGTTGTAGGGGATGTACATGCAAATGTTGAAACTGATATACGAGAATTCGGTATTAACAATGCCTATGTAGAAGTAAATTTGTTGTTGAAAGTGAATGTACAGATCATCGTTCCATTAGCGACAAGCAAGAGTGTCGTAGAGCAGAAAATCCCTATCGCTATTGGCTTGATTAGAGGGAAGGTACCGCAAATTTATTCGAAAGGAGAGCAAATGCCAGCACAAATCGAGGTTCCCCTTGAGAAGACCGAGTAA
- a CDS encoding bifunctional metallophosphatase/5'-nucleotidase has product MKETVATIHIYHTNDVHSHFENWPQIRYFLSQRKQQAADNGEACFLFDIGDHIDRSHPFTEGTEGKGNVELLNKSGYHAVTIGNNEGITMSKEALNTLYEDANFDVVLCNLKYQDGELPHWAKTSKVFETAEGVRVGVIGATAPYYAFYEQLGWSVTEPHIALQEVARNLRPQCDVIVCLSHLGIHEDRLLAEQCPEIDVILGGHTHHLLQNGEWFDDTLIAAAEKFGHYVGHVQVDVDRMTNQVIHMKAEVFPTQMMEMSEEDIKQVNDLFAEGEETLQVPVFYNPSPLSQRLTGDSPLSSLFGRALLDYLDADCALFNAGIFLGSLEEGWITKGDLHSLLPHPINPCLVHLDGAELLTIYEQSLDPKWTELPIKGLGFRGTLMGSMIHEHLYVNHEGQLFAGNRLVKPGENYTLATLDMFTFGFFYPLLKEAKKEYVMPEMLRDVLGWYGRKYFNER; this is encoded by the coding sequence ATGAAGGAAACCGTAGCGACAATTCACATTTATCATACGAATGATGTACATAGTCATTTTGAAAACTGGCCGCAAATTCGCTATTTCCTCTCGCAGCGTAAGCAGCAAGCGGCAGACAATGGCGAAGCATGTTTTTTATTTGATATCGGAGACCATATTGACAGATCTCACCCATTCACAGAAGGAACAGAAGGTAAAGGAAATGTGGAATTATTAAATAAATCAGGATACCACGCTGTAACGATCGGCAACAATGAAGGAATCACCATGTCCAAGGAAGCGTTGAATACATTATATGAAGATGCGAATTTCGATGTAGTGCTCTGCAACTTAAAATATCAAGATGGAGAGCTGCCTCACTGGGCAAAAACGTCTAAAGTGTTTGAGACTGCAGAAGGCGTGCGTGTCGGTGTTATAGGGGCTACAGCTCCGTATTACGCGTTTTATGAACAACTAGGCTGGAGTGTTACTGAACCGCATATAGCATTACAAGAAGTAGCGCGTAACTTGCGCCCTCAATGTGATGTGATTGTTTGCCTCTCCCATTTAGGTATTCATGAAGATCGTCTGCTAGCTGAACAATGCCCAGAAATTGATGTTATTTTGGGCGGCCATACACATCATTTATTGCAAAACGGTGAATGGTTTGATGACACATTGATCGCGGCTGCTGAAAAGTTCGGTCATTATGTCGGACATGTGCAAGTAGATGTGGACCGCATGACGAATCAAGTGATTCATATGAAAGCAGAAGTGTTCCCAACGCAAATGATGGAAATGTCCGAAGAAGACATAAAACAGGTGAATGATTTATTTGCTGAAGGGGAAGAAACTTTACAAGTCCCGGTATTTTATAATCCTTCACCGTTATCACAGCGTTTAACAGGAGATAGTCCATTATCTTCACTGTTTGGTCGGGCGTTACTCGACTATTTGGATGCTGACTGTGCATTATTTAATGCAGGGATTTTCCTTGGTAGTCTAGAGGAAGGATGGATTACAAAAGGTGACTTACATTCCTTATTACCGCATCCCATCAATCCATGTCTTGTTCATTTAGATGGGGCAGAACTGCTGACAATCTACGAGCAATCGCTTGATCCAAAGTGGACAGAGCTTCCAATCAAGGGGCTTGGTTTCCGTGGTACATTAATGGGCAGCATGATTCATGAGCATTTATATGTCAATCATGAAGGGCAATTATTCGCCGGAAATCGATTAGTGAAGCCTGGGGAAAACTACACACTGGCGACGCTTGATATGTTCACGTTCGGCTTTTTCTATCCTTTATTAAAAGAAGCAAAGAAAGAATATGTCATGCCGGAAATGCTTCGTGATGTACTCGGTTGGTACGGCAGAAAATATTTCAATGAACGCTAG
- a CDS encoding sulfite exporter TauE/SafE family protein, whose translation MEFVVLALIGLASGVIGSIAGLGGGTILVPVTLFVGLNLGMIPDITPQSVVGLSVIMMIANGLGSTVSYMKVKTIDYKSAFLFFVASIPGIIIGALINKNLSLQSFNLYFGILLIVLSTLLLTRKYLKPIRWFVDNGKKMKFTDPQGKTHIYGYPIWFAILLALFIGFTSGLFGIGGGTMIVPAMILLFLFPPHVAVATSMLMVFLSAIVNSISHISLGHVPWLYTIPVVPGAYFGGMLGAYLNSRMKSETLVLVIRIILLIFGLRSIYEGIWG comes from the coding sequence ATGGAATTTGTAGTACTCGCTTTAATTGGATTGGCATCGGGTGTAATTGGTTCCATCGCAGGCCTTGGAGGCGGAACCATTTTAGTTCCAGTGACATTGTTTGTCGGTCTGAACCTCGGCATGATTCCCGATATTACGCCGCAGAGTGTAGTCGGTTTGTCGGTCATTATGATGATCGCGAACGGACTTGGTTCGACAGTTTCATATATGAAAGTCAAAACTATTGATTATAAAAGCGCATTTCTATTTTTTGTAGCGAGTATTCCGGGCATCATAATCGGTGCGTTGATTAATAAAAACTTGAGTTTGCAATCATTTAATTTATATTTTGGTATATTGCTCATTGTTTTATCTACACTGTTATTAACAAGAAAATATTTAAAACCGATTCGATGGTTTGTTGACAATGGCAAGAAAATGAAGTTTACTGATCCGCAGGGCAAAACACATATCTATGGCTATCCAATATGGTTTGCGATTCTACTAGCATTATTCATTGGATTTACTTCGGGATTATTCGGAATTGGTGGAGGTACGATGATAGTGCCAGCCATGATTTTACTATTCTTGTTCCCACCACACGTGGCTGTCGCGACATCGATGCTCATGGTATTTTTATCAGCCATCGTCAACTCGATTTCACATATTTCACTAGGTCACGTACCATGGCTCTATACGATTCCTGTTGTGCCAGGAGCTTATTTTGGCGGGATGCTCGGAGCGTACTTAAATAGCAGAATGAAATCAGAAACTTTGGTTTTAGTCATACGCATCATTTTACTCATCTTTGGACTGCGTTCCATTTATGAAGGGATTTGGGGTTGA
- a CDS encoding DUF72 domain-containing protein, which translates to MIHVGLTGWGDHPSLYNENTVANKKLVDYSKHFPIVELDSTFYAIQSKKVMDKWNEETPANFQFVVKAYQGITGHQRGKLPYDSEEEMFTQFKLSMTSFVEAGKLAMVLVQFPPWFDCKKENVERIRYVHEQLQPLPIAVEFRNQTWYSPAYQEKTLDFLNGLNVIHVVCDEPQVGDGSVPLVPIATDKKVLLRLHGRNDKGWVNTMGDSKAWRKVRYLYDYNNKELESMSEIVKHLEKQAEEVFVIFNNNSGQHAAKNAKQFASLVNIEYGQPLTKQMDLFEEDQ; encoded by the coding sequence ATGATACATGTTGGCCTGACTGGATGGGGAGACCATCCAAGCCTATATAATGAAAATACAGTTGCGAATAAAAAACTTGTAGATTATAGTAAACATTTTCCGATTGTTGAGCTAGATTCGACGTTTTATGCGATACAATCAAAGAAAGTAATGGATAAGTGGAATGAGGAAACGCCTGCTAATTTCCAATTTGTTGTGAAAGCGTATCAAGGCATCACAGGTCATCAGCGTGGAAAACTACCGTATGATTCTGAAGAAGAGATGTTCACACAATTTAAATTGTCGATGACGTCATTTGTCGAAGCGGGTAAGCTTGCGATGGTGCTTGTACAGTTTCCACCTTGGTTCGATTGCAAGAAGGAAAACGTCGAACGCATTCGTTATGTTCACGAACAATTACAACCGTTGCCCATTGCCGTCGAATTTCGCAATCAAACTTGGTACTCACCTGCATATCAAGAGAAGACACTGGATTTCTTGAACGGTCTAAACGTCATTCATGTCGTCTGCGATGAGCCGCAAGTGGGAGATGGAAGTGTGCCACTTGTACCGATTGCGACGGATAAAAAAGTGCTGTTACGTCTCCACGGACGGAATGATAAAGGTTGGGTCAATACGATGGGGGATAGTAAAGCATGGCGTAAAGTGCGCTATCTTTATGATTATAACAATAAAGAATTAGAGAGTATGAGTGAAATCGTCAAACATCTCGAGAAGCAAGCAGAAGAAGTTTTTGTCATTTTTAATAATAACTCTGGTCAGCATGCAGCCAAGAACGCTAAACAGTTTGCAAGTTTAGTCAACATAGAATATGGTCAGCCGCTTACGAAGCAAATGGATTTGTTTGAGGAGGATCAGTAA
- a CDS encoding rhodanese-like domain-containing protein codes for MGWIIIALIVGLVVWRMKPAKGVQTISTEQLKDRLNERNVQLIDVRSPAEYTGRHIKEFKNIPLNLLSNKMGTLKKDQEVIVICQSGMRSSNAATQLKKAGFVNVTNVRGGMSAWQG; via the coding sequence ATGGGATGGATTATTATAGCACTCATCGTCGGCTTAGTAGTTTGGCGAATGAAACCTGCAAAAGGTGTGCAAACAATTTCGACTGAACAATTAAAAGATAGACTGAATGAGCGAAACGTCCAGTTAATCGATGTACGTTCACCGGCAGAATATACAGGACGTCATATAAAGGAATTTAAGAATATCCCATTGAATCTACTTTCGAATAAAATGGGGACATTGAAGAAAGATCAAGAAGTCATAGTCATCTGTCAAAGCGGCATGCGCAGTTCAAATGCGGCAACACAGCTGAAAAAAGCAGGGTTCGTGAATGTAACGAATGTACGTGGTGGAATGAGCGCGTGGCAAGGCTAA
- a CDS encoding glutaredoxin family protein has protein sequence MSEKATVYVSSTCPYCTMMTNYLDEIHVPYETINVSTNPEEGERLMEITGQMGVPQTQLNGKWIIGFDPASIQAALDA, from the coding sequence ATGTCTGAAAAAGCAACTGTATATGTGTCATCTACTTGCCCTTATTGTACGATGATGACGAATTATCTAGATGAAATCCATGTACCTTACGAGACGATCAATGTCTCTACAAATCCTGAAGAAGGTGAGCGTCTAATGGAAATAACGGGTCAGATGGGCGTTCCACAAACACAGCTGAATGGTAAATGGATAATTGGCTTTGATCCAGCAAGTATTCAAGCTGCACTCGACGCATGA
- a CDS encoding NAD(P)H-dependent flavin oxidoreductase has product MMNLVELKNSMSLPVIASPMFIISNPKTVIEQCKAGIIGSMPSLNARPVAQFEEWLIEITEELADYNAKNPTKPAAPFAINQIVHRSNERLQEDMELCVKYKVPIIITSLGAREDVYEAAHSYGGIVLHDVINNMFAKKAIEKGADGLIAVAAGAGGHAGPKSPFALVQEIREWFDGPLVLGGSIATGGSVLAAEAMGADFAYIGSPFIATEEARAVDEYKQAIVDATSDDIVYSNYFTGIHGNYLATSIRASGLDPENLPESDPSKMNFGGDAGQKAWKDIWGCGQGIGIIDKVQPTKDYVAQLAQQYNEAKDRLVGDRVNTASR; this is encoded by the coding sequence ATGATGAATTTAGTAGAATTGAAAAACAGTATGAGTCTTCCGGTGATTGCCTCCCCGATGTTTATTATTAGTAATCCTAAGACTGTGATTGAGCAATGTAAAGCAGGAATAATTGGTTCTATGCCATCTCTAAACGCAAGACCAGTTGCACAATTTGAAGAGTGGTTGATTGAGATTACAGAAGAATTAGCGGACTATAATGCCAAAAATCCTACTAAACCAGCCGCACCATTTGCGATCAACCAAATCGTTCACCGATCCAACGAAAGATTGCAAGAAGATATGGAGCTGTGTGTAAAGTATAAAGTTCCGATCATTATTACATCTCTTGGTGCGAGAGAAGATGTCTATGAGGCAGCGCATAGTTACGGTGGTATCGTTTTGCATGATGTCATCAATAATATGTTCGCGAAAAAAGCTATTGAAAAAGGGGCAGATGGTTTAATTGCGGTAGCGGCAGGAGCGGGTGGTCATGCTGGTCCGAAAAGCCCGTTCGCACTCGTTCAAGAAATCCGTGAATGGTTTGATGGACCACTAGTGCTAGGGGGTTCCATCGCAACTGGCGGAAGCGTATTAGCTGCTGAAGCAATGGGTGCAGACTTTGCATACATCGGATCGCCATTCATCGCCACTGAAGAAGCAAGAGCAGTTGACGAATATAAACAAGCAATTGTAGACGCAACTTCGGATGATATCGTGTATAGCAATTACTTCACAGGTATCCACGGGAATTATTTAGCTACATCTATTCGTGCATCGGGCTTAGATCCTGAAAACTTGCCAGAAAGTGATCCAAGTAAAATGAACTTCGGTGGGGATGCGGGTCAAAAAGCTTGGAAAGATATTTGGGGTTGTGGACAAGGAATTGGTATTATCGATAAAGTACAACCTACAAAAGATTACGTCGCTCAATTGGCTCAGCAATACAATGAGGCAAAAGATCGGTTGGTAGGAGATCGAGTGAACACAGCGAGCAGATAA
- a CDS encoding MarR family winged helix-turn-helix transcriptional regulator, producing the protein MKKDLDQEQAKYIIDVCASANLRTVSGSLTQLYNQLLKPTGLKITQYYMLGNIYATPDISISKLGEIMLLDQTTVTRNLNILNDSGYVQIKRAKQDSRIKVVTLTDVGYEKLNNATPIWMQVQEQIEGSIGKTEYMDLLEKLASLQKVIEEIKSLST; encoded by the coding sequence GTGAAAAAGGATTTGGATCAAGAACAAGCAAAATATATTATTGATGTATGCGCCAGTGCTAATCTCCGTACGGTATCCGGTTCACTTACACAACTGTACAACCAACTGTTGAAACCTACTGGATTAAAAATCACCCAATATTATATGCTAGGCAATATTTATGCAACACCAGACATATCCATTAGTAAATTAGGTGAAATTATGTTGTTGGATCAAACGACCGTCACGCGTAATTTAAATATTTTAAACGATTCAGGATATGTACAGATCAAGAGAGCGAAACAGGATTCGCGAATAAAAGTCGTTACGTTAACAGATGTAGGGTATGAGAAATTAAATAACGCTACGCCTATTTGGATGCAAGTACAGGAACAAATTGAAGGCTCTATTGGCAAAACAGAGTATATGGATTTACTGGAGAAGTTGGCCTCATTACAGAAAGTAATAGAAGAGATCAAAAGTTTATCGACATGA